The Cohnella abietis genome has a segment encoding these proteins:
- the spoVE gene encoding stage V sporulation protein E: MAKTRSVPDVWMIAATLGILAIGVVMVYSASAVAAFHDYGDSYYYVKRQLVFAVLGLVAMFITMNVDYTFWKKWAGPALLVCFGMLVIVLIPGLGVVRGGARSWLGIGSFGIQPSEFMKLAMILFLAKLLSERQNQITHFTKGLLPPLSIIGAAFALIMIQPDLGTGTVMIGASLLAIYVAGARLAHLGGLALIGVFGLVGLIAAAPYRLQRITAFLDPWQDPLGAGYQSIQSLYAIGPGGLVGLGLGMSRQKYNYLPEPQTDFIFSILAEELGFIGGALLILLFLLLIWRGMRTAITLSDPFGSLLATGIVGIFAVQVLINIGVVIGLMPVTGVTLPLVSYGGSSLTLLLTALGILLNLSRYSR; encoded by the coding sequence ATGGCCAAAACTCGTTCCGTTCCTGATGTTTGGATGATCGCCGCTACACTTGGTATACTGGCCATTGGCGTGGTCATGGTGTATAGCGCTAGCGCTGTCGCAGCTTTTCATGATTATGGAGATTCCTATTACTATGTGAAAAGGCAATTGGTGTTCGCTGTCTTAGGTCTGGTAGCTATGTTCATTACGATGAATGTAGATTATACCTTCTGGAAGAAATGGGCGGGACCAGCTTTACTTGTCTGCTTTGGAATGCTCGTTATCGTTCTAATACCAGGCCTTGGCGTAGTCAGGGGCGGAGCCCGCAGCTGGCTGGGCATCGGTTCATTTGGTATTCAGCCATCGGAGTTTATGAAGCTAGCGATGATTTTATTTTTGGCGAAGCTGCTATCAGAAAGACAAAATCAGATTACCCATTTTACAAAGGGTCTACTTCCACCGTTGAGCATTATCGGAGCGGCGTTCGCGCTTATTATGATTCAGCCGGACTTAGGTACAGGCACTGTGATGATTGGCGCATCTTTGCTGGCCATCTATGTTGCGGGCGCGAGACTCGCCCATCTTGGGGGATTAGCTTTGATAGGTGTCTTTGGCCTAGTTGGGCTAATAGCAGCTGCCCCTTATCGACTACAGCGAATAACGGCATTTTTAGATCCTTGGCAAGACCCGCTTGGCGCCGGATACCAGTCTATTCAATCTCTTTATGCCATAGGTCCGGGAGGGCTGGTCGGTCTTGGACTAGGAATGAGCCGTCAGAAATATAATTATTTACCGGAACCGCAGACGGATTTTATTTTTTCTATTCTTGCCGAAGAGCTTGGCTTTATCGGCGGGGCCTTGCTCATTCTATTATTTTTGCTACTTATTTGGCGAGGAATGAGAACGGCTATTACACTTTCAGATCCGTTTGGAAGCTTGCTGGCTACTGGAATCGTTGGTATATTTGCAGTCCAGGTTTTAATCAATATTGGTGTCGTTATTGGCTTGATGCCGGTTACGGGTGTCACTTTGCCTCTCGTTAGCTATGGAGGGTCTTCGTTGACATTGTTGTTGACGGCGCTTGGCATTTTACTTAATTTATCCCGTTATTCGAGGTGA
- the murD gene encoding UDP-N-acetylmuramoyl-L-alanine--D-glutamate ligase, with amino-acid sequence MMQLTSYRGRHVVVLGLARSGVAAAKLFHSIGADVVVNDMKARDLCPEADELSALGISVVCGGHPEGLVTRETALLVKNPGIPYTAEPIVVAQQLGVEVVSEVEVAGQISLAPIIGITGSNGKTTTTTLTGVLLEAAGLKPLVAGNIGRPLSEAVSEVSPEGWLVAELSSFQLKGTSGFRPSVACLLNVAETHLDYHGSIEDYVESKAKMFENQTIEDVAIYNEDDETCRRLAKRFKASLLPFSLTRLLTQGVMVDPPYQAVRPEEGEIELERWIIHRSPEGIEQRIIRVDELGILGRHNTANALAAIAIALAAGAEPEKLVEPLRNFRGVEHRLEYVGTFNGVKFYNDSKATNPVATIMSILSLPSPLILIAGGLDRGSDYMELLPIFRDRLKGLTAIGETREKIGRVAALSGLTNVKVVEPIDNAELTLRRAVEEAAAMAEPGDIVLLSPACASWDMFSSYEDRGRIFKQSAHTL; translated from the coding sequence ATGATGCAACTTACATCCTACCGAGGGCGGCATGTCGTCGTTCTCGGCTTGGCAAGAAGCGGCGTTGCAGCTGCCAAGCTGTTTCATAGCATTGGCGCTGACGTCGTTGTTAACGATATGAAGGCAAGAGATCTATGCCCTGAAGCTGATGAACTATCGGCTTTGGGCATTTCTGTTGTGTGCGGAGGCCATCCAGAAGGGCTTGTTACTCGTGAGACGGCGTTATTAGTCAAGAACCCGGGCATTCCCTATACGGCAGAACCGATCGTTGTCGCACAGCAGCTTGGGGTTGAGGTAGTAAGCGAGGTGGAGGTTGCGGGCCAAATTTCCTTGGCTCCAATTATCGGTATTACTGGCTCCAACGGTAAAACGACTACGACGACTTTAACGGGAGTGCTGCTGGAGGCTGCTGGACTTAAACCGCTTGTTGCAGGTAATATTGGGCGGCCTCTAAGTGAAGCTGTTAGTGAAGTGTCGCCGGAAGGCTGGCTTGTCGCGGAATTAAGCAGCTTTCAGTTAAAGGGAACCTCTGGATTTCGACCGAGTGTCGCATGCTTGCTTAATGTTGCGGAGACTCATTTGGACTACCACGGTTCCATTGAGGATTATGTCGAATCTAAGGCGAAAATGTTTGAAAACCAGACGATTGAAGATGTGGCTATCTACAATGAGGACGATGAAACCTGCCGACGTTTGGCGAAAAGGTTTAAGGCCAGCTTGTTACCTTTTTCTTTAACGCGATTATTGACGCAAGGTGTTATGGTTGATCCTCCCTACCAGGCCGTTCGTCCTGAAGAAGGCGAAATCGAGCTTGAGAGATGGATCATCCATCGCAGTCCAGAAGGAATAGAGCAGAGAATTATTCGTGTCGATGAGCTAGGCATTCTGGGGCGTCATAATACAGCGAATGCGTTAGCAGCAATTGCGATTGCTCTAGCAGCTGGGGCTGAGCCGGAGAAGCTGGTTGAGCCGCTACGCAATTTCCGCGGTGTGGAGCACCGTTTGGAATATGTTGGAACCTTCAACGGTGTAAAGTTTTACAACGATTCCAAAGCAACTAATCCGGTAGCGACGATAATGTCGATTTTATCCTTGCCATCCCCTCTGATCCTTATCGCAGGTGGATTGGACCGGGGCTCTGACTACATGGAGCTTCTGCCGATTTTCCGAGATAGGCTCAAGGGCTTAACGGCAATTGGCGAAACAAGAGAGAAGATTGGCAGAGTAGCAGCTTTATCTGGTTTAACGAACGTTAAAGTCGTCGAACCTATAGATAACGCTGAGCTTACGCTTCGCCGTGCCGTAGAGGAAGCAGCAGCCATGGCTGAGCCTGGAGACATCGTTCTCCTGTCTCCTGCGTGTGCTAGCTGGGATATGTTCTCTTCCTATGAGGATCGGGGTCGCATTTTTAAGCAATCGGCGCATACGTTGTAG
- the mraY gene encoding phospho-N-acetylmuramoyl-pentapeptide-transferase — MDYTLIFWTLGVSFVLSVLFGPLFIPLLRRLKFGQQVRVDGPESHLKKTGTPTMGGIIILVALVLAFLKFADQGPEYWALLTACMGFGLVGFLDDYIKIVFKRSLGLTAKQKLIGQLLFSAIFCFILYHMDHSTVISVPGTDWSFDLGWSYYLLVVVMFLGSTNAVNFTDGLDGLLSGTSALAFGAFAVIAVEATQPQAAVFSAAVVGAVLGFLVYNAHPAKIFMGDTGSLGLGGGIAAVAILTKTELLLVIIGGVFVIEMLSVIIQVASFKTRGKRVFKMSPIHHHFELSGWSEWRVVTTFWLAGLLLAGVGLLLYKVS; from the coding sequence ATGGACTATACATTAATTTTTTGGACATTAGGAGTTTCCTTTGTACTTTCAGTTTTATTCGGACCTTTATTTATTCCACTCCTGCGAAGGCTCAAATTTGGACAGCAGGTAAGAGTAGATGGACCTGAATCCCATTTGAAGAAGACTGGCACACCAACGATGGGCGGCATTATTATTTTAGTTGCTCTAGTTCTCGCCTTCTTGAAGTTTGCAGATCAAGGACCAGAATACTGGGCATTGCTAACAGCATGCATGGGATTCGGTCTTGTCGGATTTTTGGATGATTATATTAAAATCGTCTTTAAACGCTCGCTTGGCTTGACCGCGAAGCAGAAGCTAATTGGACAATTGTTGTTTTCTGCCATTTTTTGCTTTATTCTGTATCATATGGATCACAGCACCGTCATTAGTGTCCCAGGCACAGACTGGTCTTTCGATCTTGGCTGGTCGTATTACCTATTAGTTGTTGTGATGTTTCTGGGCTCGACTAATGCAGTTAATTTCACGGACGGTCTTGATGGGCTGTTGTCCGGGACAAGCGCCTTGGCATTTGGAGCATTTGCTGTTATCGCAGTGGAGGCTACGCAGCCACAAGCAGCCGTATTTAGCGCAGCAGTCGTGGGCGCGGTTCTAGGCTTCCTTGTTTATAATGCGCATCCTGCAAAGATCTTCATGGGAGATACGGGCTCACTCGGTCTTGGAGGCGGTATTGCTGCCGTCGCTATTCTAACGAAAACAGAGCTGCTGCTCGTTATTATTGGCGGTGTATTCGTCATCGAGATGCTATCTGTTATCATTCAAGTTGCCTCATTCAAAACACGTGGTAAGCGGGTTTTCAAAATGAGTCCGATCCATCATCACTTCGAGCTTTCGGGGTGGTCGGAGTGGCGGGTTGTTACGACTTTCTGGCTTGCGGGTTTACTGTTAGCAGGAGTCGGGTTACTCTTATATAAGGTAAGCTAA
- a CDS encoding UDP-N-acetylmuramoyl-tripeptide--D-alanyl-D-alanine ligase has translation MMQATVREVAEWSGAEGIRSYSDESDNILTGVSTDTRTILPGQLFVPIQGERFDGHDYVQKAVDAGAAAALWNASIPTPTDIDIPFILVDNTLNALQALSVGYLNNGLKAKVVAVTGSNGKTTTKDLITSVLSTSFLVHKTEGNYNNHIGLPLTILSAASNTEILILEMGMSGRGEISLLSSLAKPDVAIVTNIGESHLLHLGSRRNIARAKLEITDGLKPGGQLVYYGDEPLLAEELAALNLDKEIKLITFGENSDNDWIARYIRVTAEGTQFSVAGDADTSYTLPVPGRHNAVNALAAVAVGRLFDISFASIGEGLKSTKLTGMRIERSAAKNGATILNDAYNASPTSVKAAINLVAELSGYRRKWIVLGDMLELGTDEVELHGEIGRYLNESKTDYVLLFGPLSEQTYREATLGFREGNVLHFPDKDSLAEYLLEHSEAEDLVLVKASRGMRLEEIVSILQKGAKE, from the coding sequence GTGATGCAGGCAACGGTTCGCGAAGTAGCCGAATGGAGTGGCGCGGAAGGAATTCGCAGCTATTCTGACGAGAGTGACAACATATTAACGGGCGTTTCAACCGATACACGTACAATATTGCCGGGACAATTGTTCGTACCTATACAGGGAGAGCGGTTCGACGGGCACGATTATGTTCAAAAGGCAGTGGATGCCGGGGCAGCTGCAGCTTTGTGGAATGCCAGCATCCCCACTCCAACAGATATCGATATACCTTTTATTTTAGTGGATAATACGTTAAATGCTTTACAAGCTCTATCTGTTGGTTATCTTAATAATGGCTTAAAGGCTAAAGTTGTGGCAGTCACAGGGAGCAATGGAAAAACAACAACTAAGGACTTAATTACCTCCGTTTTGTCGACAAGTTTTCTTGTACATAAAACAGAAGGAAATTATAACAATCATATCGGTCTGCCGCTTACCATTTTGAGTGCAGCAAGTAACACAGAAATACTCATACTGGAAATGGGGATGAGCGGACGAGGGGAAATTTCTTTGTTATCCTCTTTGGCGAAGCCTGACGTGGCAATTGTTACGAATATCGGAGAATCCCACTTGCTCCACCTTGGGTCTCGAAGAAATATTGCTCGTGCAAAGCTCGAAATTACAGACGGGTTGAAGCCGGGAGGCCAACTCGTCTATTATGGTGATGAGCCGCTGTTAGCTGAAGAGCTTGCTGCGTTGAACCTTGATAAAGAGATAAAATTAATTACCTTTGGTGAAAATTCGGATAATGACTGGATAGCCCGCTATATTAGGGTTACAGCTGAAGGAACACAGTTCTCCGTGGCAGGGGATGCGGATACGAGCTACACGCTGCCAGTGCCGGGTAGGCATAATGCGGTGAATGCTCTTGCCGCTGTTGCAGTTGGGCGATTGTTCGATATATCGTTCGCCAGCATTGGTGAAGGGCTCAAATCCACCAAGCTAACGGGCATGCGTATCGAACGGAGTGCAGCGAAGAATGGAGCAACGATTCTCAACGATGCTTATAATGCTAGCCCGACATCCGTTAAGGCGGCTATTAATCTCGTTGCTGAGCTATCAGGCTATCGCCGCAAGTGGATCGTGCTGGGCGATATGCTTGAGCTAGGAACGGATGAGGTTGAGCTTCATGGAGAAATCGGGCGTTATCTAAATGAATCGAAGACAGACTACGTTCTCCTATTTGGTCCCTTGTCGGAGCAAACCTATCGGGAAGCGACACTTGGGTTCCGTGAAGGTAATGTGCTGCATTTTCCAGATAAGGACTCGTTAGCCGAATATTTACTCGAGCATTCGGAAGCTGAAGATTTAGTACTCGTTAAAGCATCCAGAGGAATGCGATTAGAAGAAATCGTATCCATACTGCAGAAAGGAGCCAAGGAGTAA
- a CDS encoding UDP-N-acetylmuramoyl-L-alanyl-D-glutamate--2,6-diaminopimelate ligase, translating to MNLLELSQQLLLARIIGDPHVGIESLEVDSRKVVPGCLFFCLPGHTVDGHDYAAQALERGAIALVTTHELPVSAKQLIVPDTRQALALIADFYYGRPSHKLHPIGVTGTNGKTTVCYLIEQIWSDAGVSAGVIGTIETRYGGKSFPMSGTTPDVLELEQIFHSMVSAGTERCVMEVSSHALDQGRVKGCSFRTAVFTNLTQDHLDYHGTMEAYEAAKGLLFSRLGNTYSNNPLERTFAVLNNDDEASTRLAKYTASEVMTYGIDKQADLRASNVKITASGTSFVLDSFLGRRQVSLRLVGKFNVYNALAALGAALCEGIDLDGAIKSLEKIAGVPGRVELVNEGQPYAVIVDYAHTPDGLENVLKTVNEIATGDVICVFGCGGDRDTTKRPIMGRIASELANRIIVTSDNPRKENPLAILSDIEVGIKEAGLSSDRYELEPNRREAIKKAIDMASSGDVVLIAGKGHETYQIIGAVTHDFDDRLIAGEAIRSRSQ from the coding sequence ATGAACTTACTTGAACTATCCCAGCAGCTATTGCTAGCTCGAATAATCGGCGATCCACACGTAGGCATTGAAAGCTTGGAAGTCGATTCGCGTAAGGTTGTTCCTGGCTGCTTGTTCTTCTGTTTGCCTGGGCATACAGTAGATGGACATGATTATGCGGCTCAAGCTCTGGAAAGAGGAGCTATAGCCCTAGTTACGACTCATGAGCTGCCTGTATCAGCCAAGCAGCTCATTGTGCCGGATACTCGGCAAGCTCTTGCGTTAATCGCTGATTTTTACTATGGTAGACCGTCTCATAAGCTTCACCCAATCGGGGTTACAGGCACAAATGGCAAAACGACGGTATGTTATTTAATTGAGCAGATTTGGTCTGATGCAGGAGTATCTGCAGGGGTTATTGGTACAATTGAAACCCGTTACGGGGGTAAGAGCTTTCCTATGTCGGGAACGACACCAGATGTGCTTGAGCTAGAGCAAATCTTTCATTCAATGGTTTCTGCTGGTACCGAGCGCTGTGTCATGGAGGTATCTTCCCACGCACTAGATCAAGGAAGAGTCAAAGGCTGTAGCTTCAGAACAGCTGTTTTTACAAATCTCACACAAGACCACCTTGACTATCACGGGACAATGGAAGCTTATGAAGCAGCAAAAGGACTTTTATTTTCAAGACTTGGCAATACATACTCCAATAATCCTTTAGAGCGAACTTTTGCAGTACTCAATAATGACGACGAAGCTTCTACCCGTTTGGCGAAGTATACAGCTTCTGAGGTTATGACCTATGGAATTGATAAGCAAGCCGATCTTAGAGCTTCTAATGTCAAGATAACAGCTAGTGGAACTTCTTTTGTATTAGATTCCTTCCTAGGTAGGCGTCAGGTCAGCCTGAGGTTAGTTGGTAAATTCAATGTATATAATGCTTTAGCTGCTTTAGGGGCAGCATTGTGTGAAGGCATCGATTTGGATGGGGCTATTAAAAGTCTAGAGAAGATTGCCGGAGTGCCAGGACGAGTGGAGCTTGTGAATGAAGGGCAGCCTTACGCCGTTATCGTTGATTATGCTCATACTCCTGACGGACTGGAAAATGTTCTGAAAACCGTTAATGAGATAGCTACTGGCGATGTCATTTGTGTGTTCGGTTGTGGAGGAGATCGCGATACGACAAAGCGTCCCATTATGGGCCGAATCGCGTCCGAGCTAGCTAATAGAATAATTGTTACTAGCGACAATCCTCGTAAAGAAAATCCGCTTGCTATCTTAAGCGATATCGAAGTGGGCATAAAGGAAGCGGGCCTGTCATCTGACCGATACGAGCTAGAGCCTAATAGGCGCGAAGCGATTAAAAAAGCGATTGATATGGCAAGCTCTGGCGATGTAGTATTGATTGCGGGGAAGGGTCACGAAACCTATCAAATAATAGGTGCGGTTACCCATGATTTTGATGATCGTCTCATAGCAGGCGAAGCGATAAGGAGTCGAAGCCAGTGA
- a CDS encoding stage V sporulation protein D produces the protein MKVSQVTVRKRLYFALIIAVIAFSALVLRLGYVQLWIGGEITKKAEDSWRRDIPFQAMRGEIVDRNGTRLAYNVSSPTIMAIPVQIEDARGTAHKLSVPLGMSEDQLYKLLTKRKANVELKPGGRKLTTEKAQEIRKLALPGIVVSEDNKRYYPYANLASHVLGFTGSYNQGLTGLELQYNERLTGLRGSVSYLSDAAGRKMPQSSDNFVPPQDGLNLQLTIDQTIQSIVERELDQAMLQYQAKSVIAIAMNPNTGEIYAMGSRPTFQPDKYQEVSSEVYNRNLPIWMTYEPGSTFKIITLAAALQEGKVNLEQEHFYDPGSIEVAGAKLRCWKKGGHGSQTFLEVVENSCNPGFVTLGQRLGKDKLFSYIYDFGFGKKTGIDLKGEENGIMFKPKQVGPVELATTAFGQGVSVTPIQQITAVSAAINGGKLFKPFVSKSWIQPNTGMILEETKPELVRQVISPETSKKVREALEKVVAQGTGRNAFLDGYRVGGKTGTAQKVINGRYSKDEHIVSFIGFAPANDPQLIVYVAVDNPQGIQFGGVVAAPIVHNIMADALPFMGVKPSTDQVEKEYKYGSGEPRVVTVPNLVGKTVSDIYEDMNSNFHLASSGSGTTVVRQAPAAGTRVDQGSVIRIYLGAGD, from the coding sequence TTGAAGGTATCACAGGTAACGGTTCGGAAGAGGCTCTACTTCGCATTAATAATTGCGGTAATTGCCTTCAGTGCATTGGTGTTAAGGCTTGGTTATGTGCAGCTATGGATAGGCGGGGAAATTACGAAGAAGGCCGAGGACTCCTGGAGACGTGATATACCGTTTCAAGCGATGCGGGGAGAAATTGTAGATCGTAATGGAACTAGGCTTGCTTATAACGTTAGCTCACCGACGATCATGGCGATCCCGGTGCAGATTGAAGACGCCCGGGGAACGGCTCACAAGCTGTCTGTGCCACTAGGCATGTCTGAAGATCAGCTATATAAGCTTTTAACCAAACGGAAGGCTAATGTAGAGCTCAAGCCCGGAGGTCGAAAGCTTACAACGGAGAAAGCCCAGGAAATTCGCAAGCTAGCACTCCCAGGAATCGTTGTTTCAGAGGATAATAAACGCTACTATCCTTATGCGAATTTGGCGTCGCATGTGCTTGGCTTCACAGGTAGCTATAATCAGGGATTGACGGGCTTGGAGCTGCAATACAACGAAAGATTAACGGGATTAAGAGGAAGCGTCTCCTATCTCTCTGACGCGGCAGGCAGGAAGATGCCGCAATCCTCTGATAATTTTGTTCCACCGCAGGATGGTTTGAATTTGCAATTGACTATTGATCAGACGATTCAATCCATAGTGGAGCGTGAGCTTGACCAAGCTATGCTTCAATACCAAGCGAAGAGTGTCATTGCTATAGCAATGAATCCGAACACGGGGGAAATCTACGCCATGGGAAGTCGCCCGACCTTCCAGCCTGACAAGTATCAAGAAGTATCTTCTGAGGTGTATAATAGGAATCTTCCAATATGGATGACCTATGAGCCGGGTTCAACCTTTAAGATCATTACACTTGCAGCTGCCTTGCAGGAAGGAAAAGTTAATTTAGAGCAGGAGCACTTCTATGATCCTGGGTCTATAGAAGTGGCAGGAGCAAAGCTGCGCTGCTGGAAGAAGGGTGGGCATGGTAGCCAAACCTTCCTAGAGGTAGTTGAAAACTCCTGTAACCCAGGGTTTGTAACGCTTGGGCAGAGGTTAGGGAAGGATAAGCTTTTCTCGTATATTTATGATTTCGGATTCGGTAAGAAAACCGGAATCGATCTGAAGGGTGAAGAGAACGGGATTATGTTTAAGCCTAAGCAGGTCGGACCTGTGGAGCTTGCCACGACCGCTTTCGGTCAAGGGGTTTCCGTTACTCCTATACAGCAAATTACTGCCGTATCGGCCGCGATTAATGGGGGGAAATTGTTTAAGCCCTTTGTCTCTAAATCTTGGATTCAGCCGAATACCGGAATGATATTAGAAGAAACGAAGCCTGAGCTTGTCAGGCAGGTTATTTCACCGGAAACGTCCAAGAAAGTAAGAGAGGCACTGGAGAAGGTAGTTGCACAAGGGACAGGGCGTAATGCCTTTCTTGACGGCTATAGAGTTGGAGGGAAAACGGGGACAGCTCAGAAGGTTATCAATGGCAGATACTCGAAGGATGAGCATATCGTGTCCTTCATCGGGTTTGCGCCTGCCAATGATCCTCAGCTAATCGTTTATGTTGCCGTTGATAATCCACAAGGTATTCAGTTCGGGGGGGTTGTCGCAGCGCCGATTGTGCATAATATTATGGCAGATGCCTTACCTTTCATGGGGGTTAAGCCTTCGACTGATCAAGTGGAGAAGGAATATAAATATGGCAGCGGAGAGCCACGGGTTGTTACGGTGCCGAATCTAGTAGGTAAGACAGTATCTGACATCTATGAGGACATGAATTCCAACTTTCATTTAGCAAGTTCTGGAAGCGGGACGACCGTTGTACGTCAAGCCCCCGCAGCAGGGACGCGGGTTGATCAAGGTTCGGTCATCCGTATTTATTTAGGAGCAGGGGACTAA
- a CDS encoding penicillin-binding transpeptidase domain-containing protein, with product MTKRIKLRTLLMGGIFSLLFIGLIFRVYWVQVVKADFWSEQAMKTWITSEFLPQERGMILDRSGNVLAADARAYTIALGPKQIAALEAKNPEWKLTDRIVSKLHIVLGTSEERLRTIITAKKDDGITYLVQAEVRPEGWKVDKEVKDRLDKFREELRKLTNNSDVGLYFMNEKKRYYPNGMLASHILGYENKEGQGILGLEKKFNDDLNGLPGFIKYQKDGARTQLPDGQVEYKQPVDGKNVTLTIDKEIQFYIEDALRTAYLKYKPISITAIAADPDTMEILGMSSMPDFNPNSYGDKKYENSFRNHAIQSVYEPGSTFKIVTLAGAVEEGLFKPNDIYKSGSIKYSSKDKPVKDHNGGRGWGVNGEITYLDGLKHSSNVAFVKLGYEMLGKERLIKYINNFGFGQKTGIDLPNEVSLPYSLDFPSEVATATFGQGKVLVTPIQQVAAVAAVANGGKLMEPHIVKSITDTNTGEKTITAPKVVRQVISEESSRKVGEYLETVISDQQIGTGHIAFIPGYRIAGKTGTAQKVTKSGKSKSEGYSTNRYVVSFIGYAPVEKPKIVLYVVVDEPQVDNAGGGSVAGPIFKDIMGKSLLRLGIEPKLSPAEGGGSAESPSPTPAKGVEVTDTVPKVTGMTVVQARELLKERSFPVGVLGKGDKVLQQLPQEGSVIPASQQIYLLTDTTPGNVPDLKGLSLRDALKMCSLLKVVCTVEGEGYVVSQKAVKTDGKWILQLKLAPPGG from the coding sequence ATGACTAAACGAATAAAACTGCGGACGCTGCTCATGGGAGGGATATTTTCCCTCCTTTTTATTGGTTTAATTTTTCGAGTATATTGGGTTCAAGTCGTGAAGGCCGACTTCTGGTCAGAACAAGCTATGAAAACTTGGATCACAAGTGAATTTCTCCCGCAGGAGCGGGGTATGATCTTAGATCGTTCAGGCAATGTACTGGCAGCAGATGCTAGAGCTTATACGATTGCACTAGGACCTAAACAAATTGCTGCTTTAGAAGCCAAGAACCCCGAATGGAAGCTGACAGATCGTATTGTGTCTAAACTCCACATTGTATTAGGTACGTCTGAAGAGAGGCTGCGAACAATTATTACCGCAAAGAAAGATGATGGGATTACTTATCTTGTCCAAGCGGAGGTTCGTCCAGAAGGCTGGAAGGTAGATAAAGAAGTAAAGGATCGATTAGATAAATTCCGAGAAGAGCTTCGTAAATTAACTAATAATAGTGACGTCGGTCTATATTTTATGAATGAGAAGAAACGTTATTATCCTAATGGGATGCTTGCTTCTCACATTCTCGGTTACGAGAATAAAGAGGGCCAGGGGATATTAGGCTTGGAAAAAAAGTTCAACGACGATTTGAATGGACTGCCTGGGTTTATCAAGTACCAGAAGGATGGTGCTAGAACGCAGTTACCTGATGGGCAGGTAGAATATAAGCAGCCTGTGGATGGTAAGAATGTTACATTGACAATTGATAAAGAAATTCAATTTTATATCGAAGATGCGCTGAGAACGGCTTATCTGAAATACAAGCCTATCAGTATTACTGCGATTGCTGCAGATCCGGATACGATGGAAATTTTAGGAATGTCTAGCATGCCTGATTTTAATCCGAATTCGTATGGAGATAAAAAGTATGAGAACTCGTTCAGAAATCATGCGATTCAGTCTGTGTATGAGCCTGGCTCGACCTTCAAAATCGTGACTTTGGCTGGAGCGGTGGAGGAGGGCTTGTTTAAGCCTAATGACATCTATAAATCCGGTTCAATAAAGTATAGCTCTAAGGATAAACCTGTTAAAGACCACAATGGTGGTAGAGGCTGGGGGGTAAATGGAGAAATCACTTACCTTGATGGTCTAAAGCATTCTAGTAATGTGGCGTTCGTTAAGCTAGGCTACGAGATGCTTGGTAAAGAGAGATTAATTAAATATATTAATAATTTCGGTTTTGGTCAGAAGACGGGAATAGATCTTCCTAATGAGGTGTCTTTACCCTACAGCCTCGACTTCCCTTCGGAGGTTGCTACGGCAACCTTTGGACAAGGTAAGGTGTTGGTTACTCCAATTCAACAGGTTGCGGCAGTAGCTGCTGTTGCTAATGGTGGTAAATTAATGGAGCCTCACATTGTAAAGTCCATTACTGACACGAATACAGGAGAGAAAACAATAACCGCGCCTAAGGTCGTTCGTCAGGTTATCTCGGAAGAGTCATCCCGTAAAGTTGGCGAATATTTAGAAACAGTAATTAGTGATCAACAAATCGGTACGGGGCATATCGCTTTTATTCCAGGTTATCGCATTGCTGGAAAGACGGGGACGGCACAAAAGGTAACAAAAAGCGGCAAGAGTAAGAGTGAGGGGTATTCTACAAATCGATACGTTGTTTCTTTCATTGGTTATGCACCAGTAGAAAAACCAAAGATTGTCCTTTATGTCGTAGTGGATGAGCCGCAAGTCGATAATGCCGGAGGTGGCTCGGTAGCTGGTCCGATATTCAAGGATATTATGGGTAAGTCTTTACTCCGCCTGGGCATTGAGCCTAAGCTTTCTCCAGCCGAGGGGGGTGGCTCTGCAGAGTCGCCATCTCCAACTCCTGCTAAGGGTGTTGAGGTGACAGACACAGTACCTAAAGTGACTGGTATGACTGTTGTGCAGGCGCGTGAGCTGCTTAAGGAACGGTCCTTTCCTGTTGGTGTCCTTGGTAAAGGCGACAAGGTGCTGCAGCAATTGCCGCAGGAAGGGAGTGTTATCCCAGCTTCGCAGCAAATATACCTGCTAACAGATACAACACCTGGCAACGTTCCTGATTTGAAGGGATTGTCACTGCGAGATGCGTTAAAGATGTGCTCTCTCCTAAAGGTTGTCTGTACGGTTGAGGGCGAGGGCTATGTCGTAAGTCAAAAAGCAGTTAAAACGGACGGGAAATGGATTCTTCAACTAAAGCTTGCCCCCCCTGGGGGCTGA